One genomic window of Leptospira paudalimensis includes the following:
- a CDS encoding YqjF family protein — translation MKEPIQTILHTVGHRPWPIPNPSWFWYQEWNEVIFLHYQVNGKRLRELVPQHLELDQFDGEHWVSVVAFTMDRVRPRFTFPIPFLSTFHEVNLRTYVTRDGKPGVYFLSIEAEKILPTIFARLASGLPYQHSPIIRTNDSYTLRGKRCEIGIEFLKKDRIDFPSPKELWLTERYSLYRGKNPEETAMDVHHKPWELFQVEFSKLNLRYAAYDGLVNFGNPNLSHYSPGVQVLAWL, via the coding sequence ATGAAAGAACCTATCCAGACGATCTTACATACAGTTGGCCACAGGCCATGGCCCATTCCTAACCCTTCCTGGTTTTGGTACCAAGAATGGAACGAAGTTATTTTTTTGCATTACCAAGTGAATGGGAAACGGTTACGAGAACTTGTTCCTCAGCATTTGGAATTGGATCAGTTTGATGGCGAACATTGGGTATCAGTAGTTGCCTTTACTATGGATCGAGTACGTCCAAGGTTTACCTTCCCCATCCCATTCCTTTCCACTTTTCATGAAGTGAATCTACGTACCTATGTGACACGTGATGGCAAACCTGGTGTGTATTTTCTCAGTATTGAAGCAGAAAAAATCCTACCAACAATTTTTGCGAGGTTGGCTTCGGGACTACCATACCAACATTCTCCGATCATTCGGACAAACGATTCTTACACATTGCGTGGGAAACGTTGTGAGATTGGAATTGAATTTTTAAAGAAAGACAGAATCGACTTTCCCTCTCCCAAAGAACTTTGGCTTACGGAACGGTATTCATTGTACAGAGGGAAAAACCCAGAGGAAACAGCAATGGATGTGCACCACAAACCTTGGGAATTATTCCAAGTGGAATTTTCGAAACTAAACCTTCGTTATGCGGCCTACGATGGGTTAGTCAATTTTGGGAATCCAAACCTAAGCCATTATTCTCCGGGAGTGCAGGTACTCGCTTGGTTGTGA
- a CDS encoding winged helix-turn-helix domain-containing protein: protein MILDGIFGNKTASRVLLHLFHYNEIHSAAIAKDYGVASTPIRMQLERFEKTGIIVAKNVGRTRVFSFNQKSPFVKPIKAILEIFYHSLTMEEKEKIFSTRRRPREKGKPIYGRT, encoded by the coding sequence ATGATCCTTGATGGAATATTTGGAAATAAAACTGCATCGAGAGTATTGTTGCACCTATTTCATTACAATGAAATTCATTCGGCCGCAATTGCGAAAGACTATGGCGTAGCATCTACACCTATCCGAATGCAATTGGAAAGATTCGAAAAAACTGGTATCATTGTTGCTAAAAATGTAGGAAGAACCAGGGTTTTTTCCTTTAATCAAAAATCCCCTTTCGTTAAACCAATAAAGGCTATTCTAGAGATATTTTATCATTCTTTAACAATGGAAGAAAAGGAAAAAATATTCTCCACAAGAAGAAGACCTCGCGAAAAGGGAAAACCAATTTATGGAAGAACCTAA